A single genomic interval of Spirosoma linguale DSM 74 harbors:
- a CDS encoding conserved hypothetical protein (KEGG: sse:Ssed_4439 hypothetical protein), with amino-acid sequence MYTIALVKTRPYMKQVFQLALLCLLAVPAVSQPTAQTLADNRDRRAILEILKRQTDDWNAGRTDRFMMAYWDSDSLTFIGKAGITYGYQPTLANYKKRYPSRASMGTLKFDILELTFPSPGVAYVIGRFHLTRPELGNAEGYFTLLWRKINNRWVIVSDHTG; translated from the coding sequence ATGTATACTATAGCTTTAGTCAAAACCCGTCCTTATATGAAACAAGTCTTTCAACTAGCCTTACTTTGCTTGCTGGCAGTACCAGCGGTGAGTCAGCCTACAGCGCAGACACTGGCCGATAACCGCGACCGGCGAGCTATTCTGGAAATCCTGAAACGGCAAACCGATGACTGGAACGCCGGACGTACCGACCGATTCATGATGGCCTACTGGGATTCTGACTCGCTTACGTTCATTGGTAAGGCCGGTATCACGTACGGCTATCAGCCAACACTCGCTAATTACAAGAAGCGTTACCCCAGCCGGGCATCCATGGGTACGCTTAAGTTTGATATTCTGGAATTGACCTTCCCCTCGCCCGGTGTAGCCTACGTCATTGGCCGCTTCCACCTGACCCGGCCCGAACTTGGCAATGCCGAAGGGTATTTTACCTTACTTTGGCGAAAAATCAACAATCGCTGGGTAATTGTAAGCGACCATACGGGTTAA
- a CDS encoding short-chain dehydrogenase/reductase SDR (PFAM: short-chain dehydrogenase/reductase SDR; KR domain protein; NAD-dependent epimerase/dehydratase~KEGG: rfr:Rfer_4047 3-oxoacyl-(acyl-carrier- protein) reductase) yields the protein MRLQNKVAIITGAARGIGQAAAEVFCREGATVIIWDLLNEGEATAQSLRNQGFACTFQHVSTTDVPGIEAAARSVHEQYGRIDILINNAGITRDKTLLKMSFADWQQVIDVNLTGVFNCTKVVAPYMVEQKYGRIICTSSINGVHGAFGQTNYAAAKAGIIGMVRSWAKELGPKGITANAVAPGFIQTAMTDAMPDEVRNQAVATIPVRRIGKPEDIANAYLFLASDEASFVNGHVLSVNGGQAL from the coding sequence ATGAGATTACAAAACAAAGTTGCCATTATTACCGGAGCCGCCCGGGGTATAGGACAGGCTGCCGCCGAAGTATTTTGTCGGGAAGGCGCCACGGTTATCATCTGGGATTTGCTGAATGAAGGAGAGGCTACGGCTCAGTCACTGCGCAACCAGGGATTTGCGTGCACGTTCCAGCATGTCAGCACAACCGATGTGCCCGGTATTGAAGCAGCCGCCCGTTCTGTACACGAGCAGTATGGTCGGATTGATATTCTGATTAACAACGCCGGGATTACTCGGGATAAAACCCTGCTGAAAATGTCGTTTGCCGACTGGCAGCAGGTGATCGACGTAAACCTGACGGGTGTTTTTAACTGCACAAAAGTTGTAGCACCCTACATGGTGGAGCAGAAATACGGACGTATCATCTGTACCTCCTCGATCAACGGGGTGCATGGTGCCTTTGGCCAAACAAATTATGCCGCTGCTAAAGCGGGAATTATCGGCATGGTACGGTCCTGGGCCAAAGAGCTAGGCCCGAAAGGAATTACGGCCAATGCGGTGGCACCGGGTTTTATCCAAACGGCCATGACCGACGCCATGCCCGACGAGGTGCGCAACCAGGCCGTGGCAACCATTCCGGTTCGGCGCATTGGCAAACCGGAAGACATCGCCAACGCATATCTGTTTCTGGCGTCCGACGAAGCTTCATTTGTGAACGGACACGTATTGTCGGTCAATGGCGGGCAGGCGTTGTAG
- a CDS encoding diacylglycerol kinase catalytic region (PFAM: diacylglycerol kinase catalytic region~SMART: diacylglycerol kinase catalytic region~KEGG: psa:PST_2489 lipid kinase), whose protein sequence is MSSRSVVLAIINPLSGTTSVSGKALLQDAFMRRAEALDYAPEAIFTTHPGHATELAADAVKRGVNRVLAIGGDGTINETAQALRRSATALGIVPIGSGNGLARHLGIPLAPLKAIERALTGRPVVIDSGEINEHPFFCTAGLGFEAYVAHAFSRQPIRGLPTYVRTAFKAFLGYKPPVFLLDGQEQKLFSLTFANAGQFGNNAWMAPTANIADGRLEQCEIHPFPTQAAGMLTWRLFNKTLNQSPYWRGKSVTKATVEADGPILIHADGEPLTLSTGQVEVRVLPGSLLVLL, encoded by the coding sequence GTGAGCAGTCGTTCGGTCGTTCTGGCCATCATCAATCCGCTTTCCGGTACTACCTCGGTTTCCGGGAAAGCCCTGCTTCAGGATGCGTTCATGCGTCGTGCTGAAGCGCTCGATTACGCACCCGAAGCCATTTTTACTACACATCCCGGTCATGCTACCGAACTAGCCGCCGATGCTGTGAAGCGGGGTGTCAATCGCGTACTGGCCATTGGGGGCGATGGTACCATCAACGAAACCGCTCAGGCCCTTCGTCGGTCGGCTACCGCACTTGGCATTGTGCCCATTGGCTCCGGCAATGGGCTGGCCCGCCATTTGGGCATTCCGCTCGCTCCGCTGAAAGCCATCGAACGCGCCCTGACCGGCCGACCAGTGGTCATCGACAGTGGCGAGATAAACGAGCATCCTTTCTTCTGTACCGCCGGGCTCGGGTTTGAGGCCTATGTCGCGCACGCCTTTTCCCGGCAACCCATTCGCGGACTGCCAACCTACGTTCGCACGGCATTCAAAGCATTTTTGGGGTACAAGCCCCCCGTGTTTTTACTGGATGGACAGGAGCAGAAACTTTTCTCACTCACCTTTGCCAACGCCGGGCAGTTCGGTAATAACGCCTGGATGGCACCCACCGCCAACATTGCCGACGGTCGGCTGGAACAGTGCGAAATTCATCCGTTCCCCACCCAGGCCGCAGGTATGCTTACCTGGCGGTTATTTAACAAGACGCTCAATCAATCACCGTACTGGCGGGGGAAATCCGTTACCAAAGCGACCGTAGAGGCCGACGGCCCCATACTGATTCATGCCGATGGCGAGCCGCTGACGCTGTCAACGGGTCAGGTAGAGGTTCGAGTGCTGCCAGGGAGTTTACTGGTTTTATTGTAA
- a CDS encoding metal dependent phosphohydrolase (PFAM: metal-dependent phosphohydrolase HD sub domain~KEGG: glo:Glov_2329 metal dependent phosphohydrolase), producing MDIQSTYQETIKFAARKHGETSQIIPGTNLPYVVHLSNVAMEILMAAQETKDFDLKYAIQVALLHDTLEDTNTTFEELQEIFSSEVAQAVQALTKNKNVPKEERMLDSLTRIKKLSKEVWAVKLADRITNLQAPPAHWSSEKIQAYQTQALQIAQELKGGNSYLENRLARKINEYAAYCLKH from the coding sequence ATGGATATACAATCCACCTACCAGGAAACGATAAAGTTTGCCGCCCGAAAGCATGGCGAAACGAGTCAGATTATTCCCGGAACGAACCTGCCGTATGTCGTACACCTGAGCAACGTTGCTATGGAAATCCTGATGGCCGCTCAGGAAACCAAAGATTTTGACCTAAAGTATGCCATTCAGGTTGCCTTACTGCATGATACCCTGGAAGATACGAATACCACGTTTGAGGAGTTACAGGAAATCTTCAGTAGTGAAGTGGCGCAGGCAGTACAGGCGTTGACCAAAAACAAGAACGTCCCAAAAGAGGAGCGAATGCTTGACAGCCTGACCCGAATCAAAAAGCTTTCTAAAGAAGTATGGGCGGTAAAACTGGCCGACAGAATTACCAATTTACAGGCTCCACCCGCCCACTGGTCGTCCGAAAAAATACAGGCCTATCAGACACAGGCACTACAAATTGCTCAGGAACTGAAAGGCGGCAACAGCTATCTGGAAAACAGACTCGCCCGAAAAATTAACGAGTATGCCGCTTACTGCCTGAAACATTGA